One segment of Castanea sativa cultivar Marrone di Chiusa Pesio chromosome 3, ASM4071231v1 DNA contains the following:
- the LOC142629620 gene encoding uncharacterized protein LOC142629620: MRPMTMLKHLGGWAMLSSPPMLPFSLLGNTYSCKDSVWFSIKAVKLSNKRVLGSWVSCAVRRRVRYDEEEDGDEDEGDEEYGYNEEIAMLELYSQSAKGEALIVHAMVDEEEVEVLIFKGFSSSLSYRTSPDPSRSILPARAVIKFIDRIKGPFNPSNIEYLQKGLTWEAFKEFLST; the protein is encoded by the exons ATGCGCCCAATGACAATGTTAAAGCATTTAGGAGGATGGGCAATGCTATCCTCACCACCCATGTTACCATTTTCTCTTCTGGGAAACACCTATTCCTGCAAAGATAGCGTATGGTTTAGCATTAAAGCTGTGAAATTGAGTAACAAAAGAGTTTTGGGGAGTTGGGTATCGTGTGCTGTGAGGAGGAGAGTGAGATATGATGAAGAGGAGGATGGAGATGAAGATGAAGGTGATGAAGAGTATGGGTACAATGAGGAAATTGCGATGTTGGAATTGTATAGCCAGTCCGCCAAGGGAGAAGCGCTTATTGTTCATGCAATGGTGGATGAGGAGGAAGTGGAGGTGCTTATCTTCAAG GGATTTTCTTCGTCTTTGAGCTATAGAACTTCACCGGATCCATCAAGAAGTATTCTTCCTGCTAGGGCAGTGATAAAATTCATAGACAGAATTAAAGGACCTTTCAACCCTTCTAATATTGAGTACCTTCAGAAAGGTCTAACATGGGAAGCATTTAAAGAGTTCCTTTCCACTTAA